A genome region from Streptomyces sp. NBC_01296 includes the following:
- a CDS encoding small ribosomal subunit Rsm22 family protein, whose translation MNASASVPTTADTLRSALGGLLDGLPPKQATAAVDRLIATYRGRTPTDAPILRDLSDVAAYAAYRMPATFEAVRSALDALAEAAPQWSPASHVDVGGGTGAATWAVDAVWDGPRGTTVLDWAEPALALGKELAASSGSEVLRTAEWRRAVIGSGLALPDADLVTVSYVLGELTPEARRAVVAEAARAGQAVVLIEPGTPEGYLRIREARDQLIAAGLKVAAPCPHDGTCPIEVGQDWCHFSARVSRSSLHRKVKGGSLPYEDEKFSYVAATRFPVEPAPSRITRRPQIRKGLVLLDLCGPQGEGLTRVNVTKRHGDLYKAARDADWGQEWPPATP comes from the coding sequence GTGAACGCCTCCGCCTCCGTCCCCACCACCGCCGATACACTGCGGTCCGCGCTCGGCGGGCTGCTCGACGGGCTCCCGCCGAAGCAGGCCACCGCCGCCGTCGACCGGCTGATCGCCACCTACCGCGGCCGGACCCCGACCGACGCGCCCATCCTGCGCGACCTCTCGGACGTGGCGGCGTACGCGGCGTACCGGATGCCGGCCACCTTCGAGGCCGTACGGTCCGCCCTGGACGCGCTCGCCGAGGCCGCGCCGCAGTGGTCCCCGGCCTCCCACGTCGACGTGGGAGGCGGCACGGGCGCGGCGACCTGGGCGGTGGACGCCGTCTGGGACGGCCCGCGCGGCACCACGGTCCTGGACTGGGCGGAGCCGGCGCTGGCCCTCGGCAAGGAACTCGCGGCGTCCTCCGGCTCGGAGGTGCTGCGCACCGCCGAGTGGCGGCGGGCCGTCATCGGATCCGGGCTGGCCCTCCCCGATGCGGACCTCGTGACGGTGTCGTACGTACTCGGCGAGCTGACGCCGGAGGCCCGCCGGGCCGTGGTCGCCGAGGCGGCCCGCGCCGGGCAGGCCGTGGTGCTGATCGAGCCGGGCACGCCCGAGGGCTACCTGCGCATCCGCGAGGCCCGCGACCAGCTGATCGCGGCGGGGCTGAAGGTCGCCGCCCCCTGCCCGCACGACGGCACCTGCCCGATCGAGGTCGGCCAGGACTGGTGCCACTTCTCCGCGCGGGTCAGCCGGTCCTCCCTGCACCGGAAGGTCAAGGGCGGGTCCCTCCCGTACGAGGACGAGAAGTTCAGCTACGTGGCCGCGACCCGCTTCCCCGTGGAGCCGGCCCCCTCCCGGATCACGCGCAGGCCGCAGATCCGGAAGGGGCTCGTCCTGCTGGACCTGTGCGGTCCGCAGGGCGAGGGCCTGACCCGGGTCAACGTGACCAAGCGCCACGGTGACCTGTACAA